The Bacillus marinisedimentorum DNA segment GCGATACGTTTTCCGTCATGATTTCATTGTACGGGATCGTATCGGACGTTGACTTGTTATCCATGATAAGCGTATCGCATTCGACGTTTGAGCGGGACCCTTGCGCTTTGCGGCCGAATTGCACGATGCCGCGGTAGGTCACTTTTCCGCCGTGCTTGGAAATCGATTTTGATACGATGGTGGATGACGTGTTTGGTGCAAGGTGGATCATTTTGGCACCTGCATCCTGGTGCTGGCCTTTGCCGGCAATCGCTATGGAAAGTGTCAGGCCGCGTGCGCCCTCCCCTTTCAGGATGACAGCAGGATACTTCATTGTAAGCTTGGATCCGATATTCCCGTCGATCCATTCCATTGTCGCATTTTCTTCAGCAACTGCACGCTTCGTTACCAGGTTATACACGTTGTTCGCCCAGTTCTGGATGGTCGTGTACCGGCAGTACGCATCTTTCTTGATTACAATTTCAACGACTGCACTGTGCAGGGAGTTCGTTGTATAAACAGGTGCAGTACAACCCTCTACATAATGGACATGTGCGCCTTCATCGGCTATGATCAGCGTACGCTCAAACTGTCCCATATTCTCAGAGTTGATGCGGAAATAAGCCTGCAGAGGCGTATCCACTTTAACTCCTTTTGGAACATAGATGAAAGAACCGCCGGACCATACCGCTGAGTTCAATGCTGCGAACTTATTATCGGAAGGCGGTATGACTTTTCCGAAATGTTCCTTGAAGATATCTTCATTTTCCTTGAGTGCTGAATCGGTAT contains these protein-coding regions:
- the sufB gene encoding Fe-S cluster assembly protein SufB, coding for MAKNMPDISEEYKYGFHDKDVSIFRSERGLTKEIVEEISRMKEEPQWMLDFRLKSLELFYKMPMPQWGGDLNELNFDEITYYVKPSEKSERSWDEVPEEIKQTFDKLGIPEAEQKWLAGVSAQYESEVVYHNMKEDLEEMGIVFKDTDSALKENEDIFKEHFGKVIPPSDNKFAALNSAVWSGGSFIYVPKGVKVDTPLQAYFRINSENMGQFERTLIIADEGAHVHYVEGCTAPVYTTNSLHSAVVEIVIKKDAYCRYTTIQNWANNVYNLVTKRAVAEENATMEWIDGNIGSKLTMKYPAVILKGEGARGLTLSIAIAGKGQHQDAGAKMIHLAPNTSSTIVSKSISKHGGKVTYRGIVQFGRKAQGSRSNVECDTLIMDNKSTSDTIPYNEIMTENVSLEHEAKVSKVSEEQLFYLMSRGISEQEATEMIVMGFIEPFTRELPMEYAVEMNRLISFEMEGSIG